One Lysinibacillus sp. OF-1 DNA segment encodes these proteins:
- a CDS encoding DNA methyltransferase encodes MSTDTYIKLKGYIQPFEKLLAKEELLALTSKQKYTPKFTEMPLDSVEINPEYTDVLQKKSAYWESITNSNSYTLPTYQVMFEKSPDDLVNIIEFMDYPKRRYLRYGVHDLHEYRGKFFPQLVRSLINISQIPEKSKILEPFSGSGTTACESNMLNMDCTGIDLNPLSILISETKSKLLRENPEKLYLSAQNLIEQIKNSNIVFTEENLKKLWSDKDFKYLSDWFPLDCLKEIAFILDNIKIENNLVFYNFFKICLSNIIRSVSYQKESDLRVRKEIYEYKSGFAIEEFIKQIGYQLDKIIPFIKTKDTLNISVGVSEIINSSINEIEVDSSNQEQYDLLITSPPYATALPYLDTDRLSLIVLGLLPRSEHKNTDLKMIGNREITERQRLDLWNYYQKRKEELPTSVVEMVNSIAEINHQEGIGFRRRNLPALLAKYFLDMLDSMARSYKMMKNDTYAFYIVGNNSTLLDGTKVIIPTDRLLFEIGKLVGWQQYAFVDMELLASRDIFQSNSGNAESILVFYKEVKKKRINSGGIDRKAIYSNEKFDSSNEWDFSDANSSKGLHSIHPYPAKFIPEIPKKAILEWTKPNDIVLDPFCGSGTTLLEALRNGRNAVGIDNNSVACLISEAKTLNYTKDDLELLSKFLIKLESIKSNDIEKLDRIVPEYKNLEYWFSEEAISELGAINYLINNEQAIVKKLLTAIFSSIIVNVSYQDSDTRYSRKIYEYDKGKALQQFKTKLKKVINNIEKEAFDHTNKSKVFHIDGRDLSFLENESIDLIITSPPYLNAYDYHKYHRHRIHWIDGDVSLARDYEIGKHDTFTRPNATPDKYFEDMNQCFIEWFRLLKHGSKLCIVIGDAVVNKTPVAVADKFIEQLIHIGFEFNKRWIRNIKTTNKSFNQNARMDQEHVLLFNKLAHESNDS; translated from the coding sequence TTGAGTACTGATACTTATATAAAATTAAAAGGTTATATACAACCTTTTGAAAAATTGTTAGCTAAAGAAGAATTATTAGCTTTAACTTCAAAGCAAAAATATACACCCAAATTTACTGAAATGCCTTTAGATTCAGTTGAAATAAATCCCGAATATACAGATGTTTTACAAAAAAAATCTGCGTATTGGGAAAGTATTACGAATTCTAATTCGTATACATTACCAACTTATCAAGTCATGTTTGAAAAATCCCCCGACGATTTAGTAAATATTATAGAATTTATGGATTATCCTAAAAGAAGGTATTTACGTTATGGGGTTCATGATCTACATGAATACAGAGGGAAATTTTTCCCGCAACTAGTACGTTCTTTAATAAATATTAGCCAGATACCGGAAAAGTCAAAAATATTAGAACCTTTTTCTGGAAGTGGCACAACAGCATGTGAGTCTAATATGTTAAATATGGATTGTACAGGAATAGATTTAAACCCTCTATCAATTCTTATTTCCGAAACTAAAAGTAAATTACTTAGAGAAAATCCAGAGAAATTATATTTATCTGCACAAAATTTAATTGAGCAAATTAAAAATAGCAATATTGTATTTACAGAAGAAAATTTAAAAAAACTTTGGTCTGATAAAGATTTCAAGTATTTGTCAGATTGGTTTCCTCTTGATTGCCTTAAAGAAATAGCATTTATTTTAGATAATATTAAAATAGAAAATAACCTAGTATTCTATAACTTTTTTAAAATTTGTTTAAGCAATATTATTAGATCGGTGTCTTATCAAAAAGAAAGTGACCTAAGAGTCCGTAAAGAAATTTATGAATATAAAAGTGGATTTGCTATTGAAGAATTTATAAAGCAAATAGGTTACCAATTAGATAAAATTATACCATTTATTAAGACGAAAGACACATTGAATATTTCTGTTGGTGTTAGTGAAATTATTAATAGTAGTATTAATGAAATTGAAGTTGATAGTTCAAATCAAGAGCAATATGATTTATTAATTACTTCTCCGCCATATGCTACTGCATTACCATACTTGGATACAGATAGGTTAAGTTTAATTGTTTTAGGACTATTGCCGAGATCAGAGCATAAAAATACCGACCTAAAAATGATTGGCAATAGAGAGATAACAGAACGACAAAGGCTTGATTTATGGAATTATTATCAAAAAAGAAAAGAGGAACTCCCAACATCTGTAGTTGAAATGGTTAATTCTATTGCCGAAATTAATCATCAAGAAGGTATAGGTTTTAGACGAAGAAATTTACCAGCATTACTAGCGAAATACTTTTTAGATATGTTAGATTCCATGGCAAGGTCATATAAAATGATGAAAAATGATACGTATGCTTTCTATATAGTAGGAAATAATAGTACTCTTTTGGATGGCACCAAAGTTATCATCCCTACAGATAGATTACTTTTTGAAATAGGAAAGTTAGTTGGTTGGCAGCAATATGCCTTTGTAGATATGGAATTATTAGCATCTAGAGATATTTTCCAAAGTAACAGTGGAAATGCTGAGTCTATATTGGTTTTTTATAAAGAAGTAAAGAAGAAGAGAATTAATTCAGGTGGTATTGATAGAAAGGCAATTTATTCAAATGAAAAGTTTGATTCTAGTAATGAATGGGATTTCTCAGATGCAAATAGTAGCAAAGGATTACACAGCATCCACCCTTATCCAGCGAAATTTATTCCGGAAATACCCAAAAAGGCAATACTGGAGTGGACTAAGCCGAATGATATAGTTTTAGATCCATTTTGCGGTAGTGGCACCACATTATTAGAAGCCTTAAGAAATGGTAGAAATGCCGTTGGAATTGATAATAATAGTGTAGCTTGTTTAATAAGTGAGGCAAAAACATTAAATTATACTAAAGATGATTTAGAGCTTCTTAGTAAATTTCTCATCAAATTAGAATCAATCAAGAGCAATGATATAGAAAAATTAGATAGAATAGTCCCTGAATACAAGAATCTAGAGTATTGGTTTAGTGAGGAAGCAATTTCTGAATTAGGTGCAATCAATTATTTAATTAATAATGAACAAGCAATAGTTAAGAAATTGTTGACAGCCATATTCTCATCCATAATTGTTAATGTTTCTTATCAAGATAGTGATACTAGATATTCAAGGAAAATTTACGAGTACGATAAAGGAAAAGCTTTACAGCAGTTTAAAACTAAGCTAAAAAAAGTAATAAATAATATTGAGAAAGAAGCGTTCGATCATACTAATAAAAGCAAAGTATTCCATATAGATGGAAGAGATTTAAGTTTTTTAGAAAATGAATCAATCGATTTAATTATTACTTCTCCACCTTATTTAAATGCTTACGATTATCATAAATACCATAGACATCGAATTCATTGGATAGATGGAGATGTCAGTTTGGCACGAGACTATGAAATTGGTAAGCATGATACATTTACTCGTCCTAATGCAACACCCGATAAATATTTTGAAGACATGAATCAATGTTTTATTGAATGGTTTAGGCTTTTAAAACACGGCTCTAAATTATGTATAGTCATAGGGGATGCAGTAGTAAATAAAACACCAGTAGCAGTAGCCGATAAATTTATTGAACAGTTAATCCATATTGGTTTTGAGTTTAATAAACGATGGATTAGAAATATAAAAACAACTAATAAATCTTTTAACCAAAACGCTAGGATGGATCAAGAGCATGTATTACTATTCAATAAACTAGCTCATGAGAGTAATGATTCATAA
- a CDS encoding GTPase, whose translation MEINQVYVKDDMRIGVIGISGKGKSTFLNHLIENDISNELEGLIGKENKEREMSGQTKNPIRYFIGNEYLTPVFKVSKLINNEVKETTIELDEVVTYSQSDEKCSISMYVKPSKQFKAAMDSFNLKRIELIDTQGILDSLDKEISAPLEILSCSVLLYLYDSTDQGSRGDYIEKYRTFLNSVLDKPIIFLETNTQWQVSKSELSNIMDIYQDKLEELDTDFSIHEEEIKDRYTILTKNDEFNNNEKYLLNCILSASQSSVNFYRIKVPRGYNEEFKTCLNLCSAHVMNKVFNRLETLKSKIVSEFAKAKGEFKKDVSFELCYGLLSDVFQKKYKRIDYNSNAYVLRYARHDASRFIDSLKALNNGDLFNISFSKSQHEIHTQFGFHLIYETYVDQKTLDCMQILLDLYMAYLRNITNENGDKLSKAVRMYIAMTISSEFSFRDTAYHIQILNEDIFKEALEALKKWIGEIPVEKVIYQEYKNFDDVVNDGSIHYEDILYWTLKEIEYPNSLITKLDYLSMIISNKMSEVATETFTKSTGNLLTTT comes from the coding sequence GTGGAAATCAATCAAGTTTATGTTAAGGATGATATGAGGATTGGCGTCATTGGAATATCAGGAAAGGGTAAATCTACTTTTTTAAATCATCTTATAGAGAATGATATTTCAAATGAGTTGGAAGGTTTAATTGGGAAAGAAAATAAAGAAAGAGAAATGTCAGGGCAAACAAAAAATCCAATTAGATATTTTATTGGGAATGAATATCTCACACCAGTGTTTAAAGTAAGTAAATTGATTAATAATGAAGTTAAAGAAACTACAATTGAATTAGATGAAGTTGTTACATATTCTCAATCTGATGAAAAATGTAGTATTAGTATGTATGTAAAGCCTTCTAAACAATTCAAAGCAGCAATGGATTCATTTAATTTGAAGAGAATAGAATTAATTGATACTCAAGGAATTTTGGATTCTTTAGATAAAGAAATATCTGCACCTTTAGAAATTCTTTCTTGTTCAGTATTGCTTTATTTATATGACTCTACGGATCAAGGCAGTAGAGGAGACTACATTGAGAAGTATCGTACATTTTTGAATTCTGTTTTGGATAAACCAATAATCTTTTTAGAAACAAATACACAATGGCAAGTATCGAAATCGGAACTTTCTAACATCATGGATATTTACCAAGACAAATTAGAAGAATTAGATACAGATTTTTCTATACATGAAGAAGAAATTAAAGATAGATATACGATTTTGACAAAGAATGATGAGTTTAATAATAACGAAAAATACCTTTTAAATTGTATATTAAGTGCTTCGCAGTCATCTGTAAATTTTTATCGTATTAAAGTTCCACGTGGATATAATGAAGAGTTTAAAACTTGTTTAAACCTCTGTTCCGCTCATGTAATGAATAAAGTTTTTAATAGGTTAGAAACTCTAAAAAGTAAGATTGTATCTGAATTTGCCAAAGCAAAAGGAGAGTTTAAAAAAGATGTTTCCTTCGAACTTTGTTATGGATTACTGAGCGATGTATTTCAAAAGAAATATAAAAGAATAGATTATAATAGTAATGCCTATGTGTTAAGGTATGCAAGACATGATGCAAGCCGATTTATCGATTCCTTAAAGGCCCTAAATAACGGAGATTTATTTAATATTTCTTTTTCGAAATCTCAACATGAAATTCACACACAGTTCGGTTTTCATTTGATTTATGAGACATATGTTGATCAAAAAACACTTGATTGCATGCAAATTTTACTGGATTTATATATGGCATATTTAAGAAATATTACAAATGAAAATGGGGATAAATTATCTAAAGCTGTACGAATGTATATTGCAATGACAATATCAAGTGAGTTTAGTTTTAGAGATACAGCTTATCATATTCAAATTCTTAATGAAGATATCTTTAAAGAGGCATTAGAAGCCTTGAAAAAATGGATCGGTGAAATTCCAGTAGAAAAAGTTATATATCAAGAATATAAAAATTTTGATGATGTTGTTAATGATGGAAGTATTCACTATGAAGATATCCTTTATTGGACACTAAAAGAAATTGAATACCCAAATTCATTAATTACAAAGTTGGATTATTTAAGCATGATTATAAGTAATAAAATGTCAGAAGTTGCGACTGAAACATTTACTAAAAGTACAGGGAATTTATTAACAACTACTTAG
- a CDS encoding McrC family protein, producing the protein MKRKLVELREYDVITSIQETSKERGAVNLDKASFSQLENLILTFKESNEADAIDFLSISSKRNVGKIIRAKNYVGVLQLNNGVQLQILPKIHGGTQDDSKKTFLKMLKTLRDFPSKTFNELNLNTEKMPIFEIFIRLYIQEVQHLIKRGLKSAYYEVEDNLKVFKGKMNFSQQIKHNSVHKERFYMKYDEFGLNRPENRLIKSTLIKLAKESESAENIKELRKVLANFELVEPSPSIEKDFAQVKSDRNSKDYETVLNWSKIFLRNQSFTTFVGTSFVQALLFPMDRVFEDYVGRSLRRMMQQKEWSIFLQDRQYHLFEKQFALRPDIVLRNEVEQRTIIIDTKWKMLKNTPSSNYGISQTDMYQMYAYAKKYETNEIWLFYPINDEFKGNEEIFFISDDGVQVNVFFVDCHRIEESLEVAVDKFGI; encoded by the coding sequence ATGAAGAGAAAATTAGTGGAGTTAAGGGAATATGATGTCATCACAAGCATTCAAGAAACCAGTAAAGAGAGAGGGGCAGTCAATCTAGACAAGGCTTCGTTTAGTCAATTAGAAAACCTAATATTAACCTTCAAAGAATCAAATGAAGCGGATGCGATTGATTTTTTGTCGATTTCATCGAAAAGAAATGTCGGTAAAATAATTCGCGCAAAAAACTATGTTGGTGTGCTTCAATTAAATAATGGTGTCCAACTGCAAATACTTCCGAAAATTCATGGTGGAACACAGGATGACTCGAAAAAAACATTTTTGAAAATGTTAAAGACACTTAGGGATTTTCCGAGCAAGACGTTTAATGAATTAAACTTAAATACTGAAAAAATGCCGATCTTTGAGATATTTATTCGATTGTATATACAGGAAGTTCAGCATCTTATTAAACGGGGATTGAAGTCAGCCTATTATGAAGTGGAAGACAATCTCAAAGTGTTTAAAGGGAAGATGAATTTCTCACAGCAAATTAAACATAATTCAGTACATAAGGAACGGTTCTATATGAAATATGATGAATTTGGTTTGAACCGACCAGAAAATCGTTTGATTAAATCGACACTAATTAAGCTGGCGAAAGAATCTGAGAGCGCGGAAAATATAAAAGAATTACGAAAGGTACTAGCGAATTTCGAATTAGTTGAACCATCCCCTTCTATTGAAAAGGATTTCGCACAAGTGAAAAGTGATCGTAATTCAAAGGATTATGAGACTGTCTTAAATTGGTCTAAGATTTTTTTACGCAATCAAAGTTTTACAACTTTTGTGGGTACTTCATTTGTACAGGCACTTTTATTTCCAATGGATCGAGTTTTTGAGGATTATGTTGGGCGTAGTTTGAGAAGAATGATGCAACAGAAGGAATGGTCGATTTTTTTGCAAGATCGACAGTATCATTTATTTGAGAAGCAATTTGCGTTAAGGCCAGATATTGTTTTACGGAATGAAGTAGAACAACGAACGATCATTATTGATACTAAGTGGAAGATGTTAAAAAATACACCTAGTAGTAACTATGGTATATCGCAGACAGATATGTATCAAATGTATGCGTATGCGAAGAAATATGAAACCAATGAGATTTGGCTTTTTTATCCGATTAACGATGAGTTTAAAGGGAATGAGGAAATCTTCTTTATTAGTGACGATGGTGTGCAAGTGAATGTGTTTTTTGTAGATTGTCATCGGATTGAAGAGAGCTTAGAAGTTGCTGTAGATAAATTTGGAATTTAA
- a CDS encoding McrB family protein, with translation MNLTVNQAVWLAAAMMTYERFKNDQVKSMSDIGLVQADIQKRAQSLTDSNVEGARISQHFNGDHVNKLHNFFRQINEKKRRLSYPGEFNGEKERPDLNIQDLLTLSSGEEISVEQLINFVETEYRAFFNNKESAIIVPKIDFKKIITHLNNYSNHAYKSPDQLDEPEKEFYLAIRESGSTTVNELNKLADSFALKYGVKNKHKSRWLTGGNDVVRRYLWNQLKYEEYENVLTSISIFAEKNDEEVQFRISIELDEKKAKQSDFDRHHKILNKPLIQNDQYCYYIKVDRSWDSKVSYEPAIEIQKKIQDGEYKKVQIVYHLTNEQIKLRSLTNEMIYQKLDSAFENLIEYYNLVIGKVESNLPEKDESTLYDKNMILYGPPGTGKTYNTVIYAVAIIENCSIESLFKEDYQTILERYNNYKKSGQINFTTFHQSFGYEEFVEGIKPALDEEQDELLQYKIESGIFKAFCENAQQLKVTNNNEALEIDTRVWKVSLGGSGMNDVKEDCFENSRIRIGWDYFGEDLTEDEEEPTGNVKDILDCFYDVMSIGDIVFSLGDQKHIDAIGVITGEPEWLEDEEYYKRCRSVKWIAKNIHEYVYDLNGKKNLTLRTIYELKRMSTDSVNELILKHSQDELITVEENHKNYVFIIDEINRGNISKILGELITLIEPTKRLGAPEQMKVRLPYSKEEFGVPQNVYLLGTMNTADRSIAMMDTALRRRFRFIEKMPNVQLLEEIKVGNIDIQKMVDTINKRIEVLYDREHTIGHAYFMALKNEPTIENLENIFKNAIIPLLQEYFYEDYSKIQLVLGDNAKVDNLKFVLDTPVQINAVFKANPDIDIPETKYSIQLAAFKKHASYIEIYE, from the coding sequence ATGAATTTAACGGTAAATCAAGCAGTTTGGTTAGCAGCAGCAATGATGACTTATGAACGATTTAAAAATGATCAAGTAAAATCGATGTCAGATATTGGACTTGTACAAGCTGATATTCAAAAGAGAGCGCAAAGTTTAACAGATAGTAATGTGGAGGGTGCTAGGATTTCTCAGCATTTTAATGGGGATCACGTAAATAAACTACATAATTTTTTTAGACAAATAAATGAGAAAAAAAGAAGACTAAGCTATCCAGGTGAGTTTAACGGAGAGAAAGAAAGACCAGATTTAAATATTCAAGATTTATTGACTTTATCAAGTGGTGAAGAAATCTCAGTGGAACAATTAATTAATTTTGTTGAAACTGAGTACCGTGCCTTTTTTAATAATAAAGAGTCGGCTATAATTGTCCCTAAAATTGATTTCAAAAAAATAATAACACATTTAAATAATTATTCAAATCATGCTTATAAAAGCCCTGATCAATTAGATGAACCAGAAAAGGAATTCTACTTAGCGATAAGAGAAAGCGGAAGCACCACTGTCAATGAGTTAAATAAATTAGCAGATAGTTTTGCTCTCAAGTATGGAGTGAAAAATAAACATAAATCGAGATGGCTTACTGGTGGAAATGATGTTGTTCGAAGATATTTATGGAATCAGCTGAAATATGAAGAATATGAGAATGTCTTAACAAGCATTTCAATTTTTGCTGAGAAAAATGATGAAGAAGTGCAATTTAGAATTTCAATTGAATTAGATGAAAAGAAGGCAAAACAGTCAGACTTCGATCGACATCATAAGATTTTAAATAAGCCATTAATCCAAAACGATCAGTACTGTTATTATATAAAAGTAGATAGAAGCTGGGATTCTAAAGTTTCATATGAACCAGCAATTGAAATTCAAAAGAAAATTCAAGATGGCGAGTATAAAAAGGTGCAAATTGTCTACCATCTGACGAATGAACAAATAAAATTGCGGTCGTTAACAAATGAGATGATCTATCAAAAATTAGATAGTGCTTTTGAAAATTTAATAGAGTATTACAATTTGGTCATAGGCAAAGTTGAAAGTAATCTACCAGAAAAGGATGAATCTACATTGTACGATAAAAATATGATTTTATATGGTCCACCAGGTACAGGGAAAACGTATAATACGGTAATTTACGCTGTAGCGATAATTGAAAACTGTTCCATTGAATCGTTATTCAAAGAAGATTATCAAACTATTTTAGAGCGTTATAACAATTATAAAAAATCAGGACAAATTAATTTTACTACATTTCATCAGTCGTTTGGTTATGAGGAATTTGTTGAAGGGATCAAGCCTGCTTTAGATGAAGAACAAGATGAACTACTTCAGTATAAGATCGAATCAGGAATTTTTAAGGCTTTTTGTGAGAACGCTCAGCAGCTTAAAGTTACAAATAACAACGAAGCTCTAGAGATTGATACTCGTGTCTGGAAAGTGTCACTAGGTGGAAGTGGTATGAATGATGTAAAAGAAGATTGCTTCGAAAATAGTCGTATTCGTATTGGATGGGATTATTTTGGTGAAGATTTAACGGAAGATGAAGAAGAACCAACCGGTAATGTCAAAGATATTTTAGATTGCTTTTATGATGTCATGAGTATTGGAGATATTGTATTTTCATTGGGTGACCAAAAGCATATTGATGCAATTGGCGTTATTACAGGTGAGCCAGAGTGGTTAGAGGATGAAGAATACTATAAACGTTGTCGTTCTGTTAAATGGATTGCTAAAAATATTCATGAATATGTGTATGATTTAAACGGAAAGAAAAACTTAACGTTACGTACTATTTATGAATTGAAAAGAATGTCCACTGATAGTGTCAACGAGCTCATTTTAAAGCACTCTCAAGATGAATTAATAACAGTTGAAGAAAACCATAAGAACTATGTCTTTATCATCGACGAAATCAACCGAGGTAATATCTCGAAAATTTTAGGTGAACTCATTACGTTAATTGAACCGACGAAGCGTCTTGGAGCTCCAGAGCAAATGAAAGTTCGTTTACCATATTCAAAAGAAGAATTCGGCGTGCCACAAAACGTCTATTTATTAGGGACAATGAACACGGCTGATCGCTCGATTGCTATGATGGATACAGCATTAAGAAGACGGTTCCGCTTTATTGAAAAGATGCCAAATGTGCAACTTCTAGAAGAAATTAAAGTAGGTAATATCGATATTCAAAAGATGGTCGACACGATTAACAAACGAATTGAAGTGCTGTACGATCGTGAACACACAATTGGTCATGCTTATTTCATGGCATTAAAAAATGAACCGACGATTGAAAACCTAGAGAATATTTTTAAGAATGCGATTATCCCGCTTCTGCAAGAATACTTTTATGAGGACTACAGCAAAATTCAGCTGGTACTTGGAGATAATGCTAAGGTAGATAATTTAAAGTTTGTTTTAGATACACCAGTACAGATAAACGCAGTATTTAAAGCGAATCCTGACATCGATATCCCTGAAACTAAGTATTCGATTCAATTAGCAGCATTTAAAAAGCATGCTAGTTATATTGAAATTTACGAGTAA
- a CDS encoding HNH endonuclease has translation MTGTRLLALNEVVNNQQLCDVFLCAPQGGMRKSNRTNTLTLISDKTKLYDDKVVDDIYHYTGMGQSGDQKMSGQNLTLAESDSNGVEIHFFEVMKPREYTYRGQVELAGEPYQDQQKDQDGRMRLVWIFPLRLIDSKAKFTKLPSATDDKQEIQEEFKEFKQVENLPISQTEKERLIKSRIGQGKFKKLLIERECKCALCGVTDSRVLIASHIKPWSASTNEERLDVNNGLLLCPNHDALFDKNLISFDLDGKIVISQSLDEIDRVFLNINYGLRVKLNEEQLSYMEGHNQKLI, from the coding sequence ATGACAGGGACACGTCTATTAGCATTAAATGAAGTCGTAAATAATCAGCAGCTTTGTGATGTGTTTTTATGTGCGCCACAGGGAGGAATGCGTAAGTCAAATCGTACTAATACATTGACGCTTATTTCGGATAAGACGAAGCTTTATGATGACAAGGTTGTTGATGATATTTATCATTACACAGGTATGGGCCAGAGTGGTGATCAGAAGATGAGTGGTCAAAATTTGACATTAGCAGAGTCAGATAGTAATGGAGTAGAGATTCATTTTTTTGAGGTAATGAAGCCAAGAGAATATACATATCGCGGACAAGTAGAGCTTGCAGGTGAGCCATATCAGGATCAACAAAAGGATCAAGATGGCAGAATGCGCCTTGTATGGATTTTCCCGCTGCGCTTAATAGATAGTAAAGCGAAGTTTACGAAACTACCATCAGCTACAGATGATAAGCAAGAGATACAGGAAGAATTTAAAGAATTTAAGCAAGTTGAAAACTTACCCATATCACAAACTGAAAAAGAACGTTTGATCAAATCACGTATAGGCCAGGGAAAGTTTAAAAAGTTACTGATCGAACGTGAGTGTAAATGTGCATTATGCGGTGTAACAGATTCGCGTGTTCTAATTGCTAGTCATATTAAACCATGGAGCGCTTCTACAAATGAGGAGAGACTTGATGTGAATAATGGATTATTACTCTGCCCGAATCATGATGCATTATTTGACAAAAATTTGATTTCGTTTGATTTAGATGGAAAGATTGTGATATCTCAATCATTAGATGAAATAGATCGAGTATTTTTGAATATAAACTATGGGTTGCGAGTTAAGTTAAATGAAGAGCAGTTGAGTTATATGGAAGGGCATAATCAAAAACTAATTTAA